TGCTACTTCCTCGGTAGTTGCTTTAGTACGTACAAAGATAATAGCTGCACTATTTCCCTCCATTTCTAAAATTCTAGATAAAGCATCTAGCTTAGATAATCTAGAAGCCAGCCAATAACGCTGAGTTATTTCTGGAAGTGTTTTAGTTTCTTGTTTAATTTTAATATCTTGAGGATTATTTAAATGCTTACTTGCTATATTACGAATAGAGTGGGGCATCGTTGCAGAGAAGAGTGCAGTTTGGCATTTATGAGGAATCTGCTGTAAAATCCACTCTACATCCTCAATAAACCCCATCTTCAACATTTCATCAGCTTCATCAAGTACAATTGTAGTAAGATGATCTAACCGCAAACTTTTACGCCGTAAATGATCCATCACCCTTCCTGGGGTGCCAACCACAACCTGTATGCCATACTTAAGTTGTTGTAATTGTTTCCCCATAGGTTGTCCGCCATAAATAGGAAAAGTACTAAACCCTGTTAAGTATTTTGCATAACTACGGAAAGCCTCTGTAACTTGAATAGCTAACTCACGGGTAGGTGTTAAAATTAATGCTTGCGTATTTTGTTGGTGTAAATTTATTTGATTTAAAATAGGAATGGCAAATGCTGCGGTTTTTCCAGTACCTGTCTGTGCTTGACCTACTAAATCGTAGCCTTTCAAGAAAGAGGGAATTGCCTGGGTTTGAATTAAAGTTGGATTTTGATACTTTAATTCCTTAAGTGCTTGCAGAATGAGTCCGTTAATGGAAAAACACTCGAAAGAAGTAGTAGGGTCTACTTGAGATGACATATTGTTAAAAATATCCTAAATAGGACAACTACCCTAAAAACAAGGTAGTATTATTTTGGTTAGAAAAAATAGGCTAAATAAAAAATATATAGTTAGCGCCGCCTACCGCCTCTTGAGAAGCGCCGTTTATCTTCCTTAGTTTGGCTTACATAGAGAGTAGATCCTTGGATCTGAGATCCATTTAAGCCTGCAATAGCTGCACGCCCCTCATGGCCTTCCATATCAATTAAGGCAGTACCTCGTGCTTGACCAGTAAATAGATCTTTATGCAAAGTTAAAGCACGCACTGTGCCAAAGCCTGAGAATAATTCAGTAAGGGTTTCTTCAGTTGTATTTGAAGGTAATCCACGTATAAAAAGTTTGATCATTAAGCATCTCTAAAAATTTAAGGCAAGAGTAAAGGATTTGGAGAGAATAAATATAAATACCATATTTATTCCCTCCCTAAATTTCAAGCACTATGAGTTATTAAATTACAACCACATTGTCAGCTTGAGGACCTTTTTGTCCTTGAACCTCAATAAAACTAACTTGCTGTCCTTCTTTTAACGTTCTATGACCGTTACCTGAAATGGAACGGTAATGAACAAATAAATCATCTC
This genomic window from Candidatus Nitrosacidococcus tergens contains:
- a CDS encoding DEAD/DEAH box helicase, producing MSSQVDPTTSFECFSINGLILQALKELKYQNPTLIQTQAIPSFLKGYDLVGQAQTGTGKTAAFAIPILNQINLHQQNTQALILTPTRELAIQVTEAFRSYAKYLTGFSTFPIYGGQPMGKQLQQLKYGIQVVVGTPGRVMDHLRRKSLRLDHLTTIVLDEADEMLKMGFIEDVEWILQQIPHKCQTALFSATMPHSIRNIASKHLNNPQDIKIKQETKTLPEITQRYWLASRLSKLDALSRILEMEGNSAAIIFVRTKATTEEVAKYLQQHGYTAAALHGDMSQFLREKVIAQLKDSTLNIVVATDVAARGLDVERIGHVINYDTPYDIETYIHRIGRTGRAGRTGVATLFVTSREQRVLNTIQKVTKHPIHRINLPSAQQIQEQRIKQFKAKITEILKKEEVSDFRNLVQQWIQQEGFSALDIAAALTFSIQGNRPLIDTSIIESEAIAVKVKKKKNLGFNADDRSQREQLRKKKKVQQKTGKKHKVYSSTSFKEKKSVAATNLSAVNR
- a CDS encoding RNA recognition motif domain-containing protein, translated to MIKLFIRGLPSNTTEETLTELFSGFGTVRALTLHKDLFTGQARGTALIDMEGHEGRAAIAGLNGSQIQGSTLYVSQTKEDKRRFSRGGRRR
- a CDS encoding cold-shock protein encodes the protein MSEQQRGTVKWFNDSKGYGFIQREGGDDLFVHYRSISGNGHRTLKEGQQVSFIEVQGQKGPQADNVVVI